The Virgibacillus siamensis genome includes a region encoding these proteins:
- the abc-f gene encoding ribosomal protection-like ABC-F family protein — MIVCSIQHVTQTIGANTIFEDITTEIKQDARIGLIGRNGEGKTTLLDLIARKTKPVAGKLTWKKDLTVGLLEQTPEIEHEKKMEAILYEVFASIEKLKERMTKLERAMAEETEPESLTRYIEKYGELQETFQQNGGYEIDSQIRRVMSGLNITHLAGKKWRELSGGERTKVGLAQLLLQSPDLLLLDEPTNHLDLMAIDWLTDFIKQYQGTVIIVSHDRYFLDETVTAILEMDQGELITYHTNYSGFVKEREERLLREFQQYEDQQKKMKKMKDSIKRLKEWANQANPPNAGLHRRAKSMEKALARIEVKKKPVLEQEKINLDFQMDKRSGKEVVAMEAVCKSFDERQLFANVDMLVRFQERIAIIGENGSGKSTILKMILGEEAVTKGEIKLGSNLSIGFLSQHMIEIDSERSILDEFRDQVHVTEGIARGILARFMFYGKTVFQKVKSLSGGEKMRLRLAQLVHQNHNLLILDEPTNHLDIESKEVLEEALEQFGGTVIAVSHDRYFLDKICPISYWLSDGRLNKYEGNYSFAREKRHQENVLK, encoded by the coding sequence ATGATTGTATGCAGTATTCAACATGTAACCCAGACAATTGGTGCTAATACTATTTTTGAGGATATCACGACTGAAATAAAACAAGATGCCCGGATTGGCCTGATCGGCAGGAATGGAGAAGGCAAGACAACACTGTTGGATTTAATTGCCCGGAAAACGAAGCCTGTTGCAGGAAAGCTGACATGGAAAAAGGATCTAACAGTCGGTTTGCTGGAACAGACACCCGAGATTGAGCATGAAAAGAAAATGGAAGCGATTCTTTATGAAGTATTCGCTTCGATTGAAAAATTGAAAGAGAGGATGACGAAACTGGAGCGAGCCATGGCCGAGGAAACAGAACCCGAAAGCTTAACACGTTATATTGAAAAATACGGGGAACTGCAGGAAACATTCCAGCAGAATGGCGGATATGAAATTGACTCGCAAATCAGAAGGGTCATGAGCGGTTTGAACATCACGCATTTGGCCGGGAAAAAATGGCGCGAGCTCAGTGGCGGAGAAAGGACAAAAGTTGGTTTAGCGCAATTACTATTGCAATCACCTGATCTTTTGCTGCTGGATGAACCGACGAATCATCTTGATTTAATGGCTATTGATTGGCTGACAGATTTTATCAAGCAATATCAGGGAACTGTGATAATCGTGTCACATGATCGTTATTTTCTTGATGAAACGGTAACGGCCATTTTGGAGATGGACCAAGGTGAACTGATAACCTATCATACGAATTATTCCGGTTTTGTGAAAGAACGGGAAGAGCGTCTGCTGAGGGAATTTCAGCAATATGAAGACCAGCAGAAGAAAATGAAAAAGATGAAAGACTCGATCAAACGGCTGAAAGAGTGGGCCAACCAGGCGAATCCGCCAAATGCCGGCCTCCACCGGCGCGCGAAAAGTATGGAAAAGGCATTGGCACGGATAGAAGTGAAGAAGAAACCGGTTTTGGAACAGGAAAAAATAAATTTGGATTTTCAAATGGATAAGCGGAGCGGGAAAGAGGTTGTAGCAATGGAGGCAGTTTGTAAATCATTTGATGAGCGGCAGTTATTTGCAAATGTTGATATGCTTGTCCGGTTTCAGGAGCGGATTGCCATAATTGGTGAAAATGGCAGCGGAAAGTCAACGATTCTGAAAATGATCCTGGGGGAAGAAGCCGTGACGAAAGGTGAAATTAAGCTGGGAAGCAATTTGTCAATTGGCTTTCTGTCCCAGCATATGATTGAAATCGATAGTGAAAGGTCCATCCTTGATGAATTTCGTGATCAGGTCCATGTAACGGAGGGGATTGCGAGAGGGATATTAGCACGGTTTATGTTTTATGGCAAGACTGTTTTTCAAAAGGTGAAAAGTTTAAGCGGCGGCGAAAAAATGCGACTGCGTCTGGCTCAGCTTGTTCATCAAAATCATAATTTGCTTATTCTCGATGAGCCGACCAACCATTTGGATATCGAGTCGAAGGAAGTGCTGGAAGAAGCATTGGAACAATTCGGCGGGACGGTTATTGCTGTCTCCCATGACCGCTATTTTCTGGACAAAATTTGCCCGATTTCGTATTGGCTTTCTGACGGCAGACTGAACAAATATGAGGGGAATTATTCGTTTGCCAGGGAAAAGCGTCATCAGGAAAACGTGTTAAAATGA
- a CDS encoding GNAT family N-acetyltransferase: protein MNVYVHNEDINMRQAAVFISELNQSKMYHIGFCDTGAEAILTGLQNDVTKMTAVVENGEMIGFIGADTYDDVAEVWGPFAAPGNDLHLALMMWDKLFRKLPESVKKVVLFPNVENRFVYEFAQTLDFELKTNQYILKLSQHQLKDFEDESLSELGETDFDGFIAMHDAAFPETYYSGKEIIARHNEIQKVFILKEADRLAGYVYVEADPDHAEGSIEFIAVDPMIRGKGYGKRLLSAAVRWLFTFDSISEIDLCVAADNAGAIGLYQSIGFYVENELHFFRKNVY, encoded by the coding sequence ATGAATGTATACGTTCATAATGAAGATATTAATATGAGGCAGGCGGCCGTTTTCATTTCTGAATTAAATCAATCGAAAATGTATCATATTGGATTTTGTGATACCGGGGCGGAGGCAATTTTGACTGGCCTGCAAAACGATGTAACAAAAATGACTGCAGTAGTGGAAAATGGGGAAATGATCGGATTTATTGGGGCAGATACCTATGATGATGTCGCTGAGGTGTGGGGACCTTTTGCAGCTCCCGGAAATGATCTGCATTTGGCACTTATGATGTGGGACAAGCTCTTCAGGAAGCTGCCGGAATCAGTTAAAAAAGTAGTGTTATTTCCCAATGTTGAAAACCGGTTTGTATACGAATTCGCACAAACACTGGATTTTGAACTTAAGACAAATCAATATATACTGAAGCTTTCACAACATCAGCTGAAAGATTTTGAAGATGAAAGTCTGTCTGAATTAGGTGAAACGGATTTTGATGGATTTATAGCGATGCACGATGCCGCATTTCCGGAAACATATTACAGTGGAAAAGAAATTATCGCCAGGCATAATGAAATACAAAAAGTATTTATCCTGAAAGAGGCTGACAGATTGGCTGGTTATGTTTACGTGGAAGCTGATCCGGATCATGCTGAAGGATCAATTGAGTTTATAGCTGTTGATCCCATGATTCGTGGTAAAGGATACGGGAAAAGGCTGCTTTCGGCTGCAGTAAGGTGGCTGTTCACATTTGATTCCATTTCTGAAATTGATTTATGTGTTGCAGCTGACAATGCAGGGGCCATTGGTTTATATCAATCAATTGGATTTTATGTTGAAAATGAATTGCATTTTTTCAGAAAAAACGTATACTAG
- a CDS encoding sulfurtransferase — MEEIVSVDWLADTMKEGLGDIVIVDVRFELTDDEAGRKAYLNSHIPNAVYLDLDKDLSGKAQKHGGNHPLPDMETFTAKLGHIGIGNNTTVVVYGKGNDMFAGRLWWLLHYVGHDNVYLLDGGFDEWIGKGYDISTDIPKLEPKTFTPRIQEEEAVDIEQVKEKLDNQSAILIDSRSKARYLGETEPLYAKAGHIPGAKNYFWKNVLDESGKWKNKEELAVNFKDLSKDKEIIVSCGSGVSATPNVLALKAAGFKNVKLYPGSYSDWISYEDNKVEKKEA, encoded by the coding sequence ATGGAAGAGATTGTAAGTGTTGATTGGCTTGCGGATACAATGAAAGAGGGTTTGGGGGATATTGTTATCGTTGATGTCCGCTTTGAATTGACCGATGATGAGGCAGGCAGAAAGGCGTATTTGAATAGTCATATCCCCAATGCGGTATACCTTGATTTGGACAAAGATTTATCCGGCAAAGCACAAAAACATGGCGGCAATCATCCATTGCCGGATATGGAAACATTCACGGCAAAACTTGGTCATATTGGAATTGGCAATAACACGACTGTGGTGGTATACGGTAAGGGAAATGATATGTTTGCCGGCCGTTTGTGGTGGCTCCTGCACTATGTTGGGCATGACAACGTTTATTTACTCGACGGCGGATTTGATGAATGGATTGGAAAAGGGTACGACATCTCTACGGATATTCCAAAACTGGAACCGAAGACATTTACGCCAAGGATTCAGGAAGAAGAAGCAGTGGATATCGAGCAGGTGAAGGAAAAGCTGGATAATCAGTCTGCGATATTAATTGACTCCCGCAGCAAAGCCCGCTACCTTGGCGAAACAGAGCCGCTTTATGCAAAGGCAGGTCATATCCCCGGTGCTAAAAATTACTTCTGGAAAAACGTTTTGGATGAATCCGGGAAGTGGAAAAATAAAGAAGAATTGGCCGTGAATTTTAAAGACCTGTCAAAAGATAAGGAAATCATTGTTTCTTGCGGATCAGGCGTTTCCGCAACTCCAAATGTACTTGCGTTGAAAGCGGCTGGATTTAAAAATGTGAAATTGTATCCCGGCAGCTATAGCGACTGGATTTCCTATGAAGATAATAAAGTGGAAAAAAAGGAAGCGTAA
- a CDS encoding DUF5694 domain-containing protein gives MKPVFLILGSDHFNNPDNGDLSVPKTTGILAGKRQNELEDVVDRLKTFHPTKIALEVLMDNQGEWNKDYHAYLSGAFTLTANERHQIGFRTAGVMGHNEIYAVDWNQDVPDTDYIEWARKHDPTAFETVISTAERWTHEMEDYFSKHTIREYLLMLNQPDWIKENRELYMKVAAIGDDRNPIGARWTAQYWYYRNMIIYKNLTELAWKNERILVIYGAGHVHLLTQFLKENGNFIVETAQDYL, from the coding sequence GTGAAGCCGGTATTTCTGATTTTGGGTTCCGATCATTTTAATAATCCGGATAATGGTGATTTGAGTGTGCCCAAAACGACTGGGATTTTAGCAGGAAAAAGACAAAACGAACTGGAAGATGTAGTTGACCGTTTAAAGACATTTCACCCAACAAAAATTGCATTGGAAGTGTTAATGGACAATCAAGGTGAGTGGAATAAGGACTATCATGCTTATTTATCGGGGGCATTCACGTTGACTGCAAATGAAAGACATCAGATTGGTTTCCGGACAGCGGGTGTTATGGGACATAATGAAATATATGCTGTAGACTGGAATCAGGATGTTCCGGACACGGATTATATAGAATGGGCCCGGAAACATGATCCGACTGCATTTGAAACGGTGATTAGTACTGCCGAACGGTGGACGCATGAAATGGAAGACTATTTCAGCAAACATACGATCAGGGAATACCTTTTGATGTTAAATCAACCTGACTGGATTAAGGAAAACAGGGAGTTATACATGAAGGTTGCCGCAATTGGTGATGACAGGAATCCAATTGGTGCCAGGTGGACCGCACAATATTGGTACTACCGGAACATGATTATCTATAAGAATCTTACCGAACTTGCCTGGAAAAATGAACGCATTTTGGTAATTTACGGAGCGGGGCATGTTCATCTTTTGACTCAATTTCTGAAAGAGAATGGAAATTTTATAGTGGAAACTGCGCAAGATTATCTATGA
- the rsgA gene encoding ribosome small subunit-dependent GTPase A: MANLEKVGWNHSIQAVEEENIVRIMTVQKNSYHVSDGEHDYIAHLSGKFLNQVMNALELPAVGDWVLVQKLEGEQKAVIQELLPRKSQFIRQAAGTKVEAQIVAANMDTVFIVNSLNHDMNVRRIERYLLSAYESGATPIIVLTKKDECSADEVEAIVAQAEEAAIGVPIVPISNVTRDGIDELLEYLPAGQTAVLLGSSGVGKSTLVNTLLDEAVQETNDIREADSKGRHTTTHREMFILSNGALLIDTPGMRELQLWEGESSMDTAFRDVEALEAECKFNDCQHDTEPGCRVQKALESGELSEERFQSYLKLQRELAFERRKQDQRAYLEEKNRWKKLKKQHHADYKFRKKK; this comes from the coding sequence TTGGCTAATTTGGAAAAAGTCGGATGGAATCACTCCATCCAGGCTGTTGAAGAAGAAAATATTGTACGGATTATGACGGTGCAAAAAAACAGCTACCATGTTTCAGATGGTGAGCATGATTATATTGCACATCTGAGCGGGAAATTTTTAAACCAGGTGATGAACGCACTTGAACTTCCGGCTGTTGGAGACTGGGTGCTTGTTCAGAAACTGGAAGGTGAACAAAAAGCTGTTATTCAGGAACTGCTGCCAAGGAAAAGCCAGTTTATCAGGCAGGCTGCCGGTACGAAGGTTGAGGCGCAAATTGTTGCTGCCAATATGGACACGGTGTTTATCGTGAATTCATTGAATCACGATATGAATGTACGGCGAATTGAGCGGTATTTATTATCTGCCTATGAAAGCGGCGCGACGCCAATAATTGTTTTGACCAAAAAAGATGAATGTTCTGCAGATGAGGTAGAAGCGATTGTGGCACAGGCAGAAGAGGCGGCAATTGGTGTTCCGATAGTTCCAATCAGTAACGTAACACGCGATGGAATTGATGAATTGCTGGAATATTTACCTGCTGGACAAACTGCAGTATTGCTTGGGTCATCAGGTGTCGGCAAATCCACGCTGGTAAATACATTACTGGATGAAGCAGTACAGGAAACAAATGATATTCGCGAGGCAGACAGCAAAGGGCGTCATACGACAACACACCGGGAAATGTTTATACTTTCAAATGGCGCGTTGTTAATTGATACTCCGGGCATGCGCGAACTCCAGCTTTGGGAAGGCGAATCATCCATGGATACTGCCTTCCGTGATGTGGAAGCACTTGAAGCGGAATGTAAATTCAATGACTGCCAGCATGATACAGAACCTGGCTGCAGAGTTCAGAAGGCTTTAGAAAGCGGTGAATTGTCTGAAGAACGGTTTCAAAGCTACTTGAAGCTGCAGCGTGAATTGGCTTTTGAACGACGGAAGCAGGATCAGCGGGCATATTTGGAAGAGAAAAACAGATGGAAAAAATTAAAGAAGCAGCATCATGCTGATTATAAATTCCGTAAAAAGAAGTGA
- a CDS encoding winged helix-turn-helix domain-containing protein: protein MENIAKFIQHDGCRALLTILLNGRYYPISDLAYMTGMTTQEIRTHVNNLSEENIVAGEINGRHSYYGIDNTAIKEKVKDFIRPMPKPEIRPLKQHSGREAVSYVRTCYSHLAGEAGVKLADALLEHGVVVKGEREFYVTTKGENFFRDLDIDISRLKSGKKCLDWTERRHHIAGPLGKALLEKFLERGWMERVPESRSLHITEEGKQQFRQKFALEI from the coding sequence GTGGAAAATATAGCAAAGTTTATTCAACATGATGGGTGTCGTGCCCTTTTGACTATCTTGCTTAATGGCCGATATTATCCAATTAGTGATTTGGCATATATGACAGGTATGACAACACAGGAAATAAGAACACATGTAAATAACCTGTCAGAAGAAAATATCGTTGCTGGTGAGATCAATGGCCGGCATTCTTACTACGGAATAGATAACACGGCAATAAAGGAAAAAGTGAAGGATTTTATAAGACCTATGCCGAAACCTGAAATTAGGCCGTTGAAGCAGCATTCCGGAAGAGAGGCAGTCAGTTATGTGCGAACATGCTATAGCCACTTGGCAGGGGAGGCAGGTGTGAAACTTGCTGATGCTTTGCTTGAACATGGGGTGGTTGTAAAAGGGGAAAGAGAGTTTTATGTGACAACCAAAGGGGAAAACTTTTTCCGTGACCTGGATATTGATATTTCCAGGCTGAAATCCGGCAAGAAATGTTTGGACTGGACAGAACGCAGACATCATATTGCAGGTCCGCTGGGAAAAGCGTTACTGGAGAAGTTTTTGGAGCGCGGCTGGATGGAGCGGGTTCCGGAATCACGGTCGCTTCACATTACAGAAGAAGGGAAGCAACAATTCAGACAAAAATTTGCCCTGGAAATCTGA
- a CDS encoding aldo/keto reductase, with protein MNYVTLNNGLKMPQLGFGVWQVPDEKATPSVKKALEVGYRSIDTAKVYENEEGVGRALAAADIPREDLFITTKVWNSDQGYDNTLKAFDKSLERLGLDYVDMYLIHWPTPEFDDYVETYKAMEKLYNDGRVKAIGVCNFNIEHLQRLLDECDIVPAVNQVECHPYLQQKEMKEFCKQHNIFVESWSPLMSGGDVLSNDVVKGIADQYGKTIAQVVLRWHLQSNSIVIPKSVTPSRIEENFDVFDFELSEDDMNKIAELDCNHRNGPEPSQMNNR; from the coding sequence ATGAACTACGTAACATTGAATAACGGTTTGAAAATGCCGCAGCTTGGATTTGGAGTTTGGCAGGTTCCGGATGAAAAGGCGACACCATCTGTAAAAAAAGCACTTGAAGTTGGATACCGGTCAATCGATACGGCGAAAGTATACGAAAATGAAGAAGGTGTTGGCAGGGCATTGGCAGCTGCTGATATTCCACGTGAAGACCTTTTTATTACAACAAAGGTTTGGAATTCGGATCAAGGTTATGACAACACGTTGAAAGCTTTTGATAAAAGTCTTGAAAGATTGGGTCTGGATTATGTTGATATGTATCTGATCCATTGGCCGACACCGGAATTTGATGACTACGTGGAAACCTATAAAGCAATGGAAAAGTTGTATAACGATGGACGCGTGAAGGCAATTGGAGTATGTAATTTCAATATTGAACATTTGCAGCGTCTGCTCGATGAATGTGACATTGTTCCTGCCGTAAATCAGGTAGAGTGCCACCCGTATCTGCAGCAAAAAGAAATGAAAGAATTCTGCAAGCAGCACAATATTTTTGTGGAATCCTGGAGCCCGTTAATGAGCGGGGGCGATGTGTTAAGCAATGATGTTGTGAAGGGAATTGCCGATCAGTATGGCAAAACCATCGCACAGGTAGTTCTCCGCTGGCATCTGCAATCCAACTCGATTGTTATTCCAAAATCCGTTACACCATCACGGATTGAGGAAAACTTTGATGTTTTCGATTTTGAATTAAGTGAGGATGACATGAACAAAATTGCGGAATTGGATTGCAATCACCGCAATGGTCCTGAACCAAGCCAAATGAATAATCGGTAA
- a CDS encoding RAxF-45 family protein yields MTFTGSGISKFTEYLWLCYALFSDVFSQGIRMPFLRIT; encoded by the coding sequence ATGACTTTTACTGGCAGCGGCATTTCAAAATTCACAGAATACCTGTGGCTTTGTTATGCGCTTTTTTCCGATGTTTTTTCTCAAGGGATACGTATGCCCTTTTTGAGGATAACTTAA
- a CDS encoding HD domain-containing protein, translating to MKPKAKAFAEKAHEGQKRKSSDIAYITHPIRVAERLEEAGFSDELVCAGYLHDVVEDTPYEMEDIEVEFGPRVAHLVAAHTEDKSKSWQERKQHTIDTVKYAEKEVKYLIIADKLDNLLSMEQEYQRQGEALWDNFNAGFDKQKWYNESVAANMSVGLKEDAIPAYFHEFPDVVERMFGARD from the coding sequence ATGAAACCCAAAGCCAAAGCATTCGCGGAAAAGGCACATGAAGGGCAAAAAAGGAAAAGTTCAGATATAGCCTATATTACGCACCCCATCCGGGTAGCTGAACGGCTGGAAGAAGCAGGTTTCAGCGATGAATTGGTATGTGCCGGATACTTACATGATGTTGTAGAAGATACCCCTTATGAAATGGAAGACATCGAAGTGGAATTCGGTCCGCGTGTCGCCCACCTTGTTGCAGCGCACACGGAAGACAAGTCCAAATCATGGCAGGAACGGAAGCAGCATACTATCGATACAGTTAAATACGCTGAAAAAGAGGTAAAATACCTTATCATTGCGGATAAGCTTGATAACCTCCTTTCCATGGAACAGGAATATCAGCGTCAAGGCGAGGCGCTTTGGGACAATTTTAACGCCGGTTTTGACAAACAAAAATGGTACAACGAATCTGTTGCGGCGAATATGTCCGTTGGTTTGAAGGAAGATGCAATACCGGCTTATTTTCATGAATTTCCAGATGTGGTGGAGCGGATGTTTGGCGCACGGGATTAA
- a CDS encoding DNA-3-methyladenine glycosylase I: MDNERCAWVNGEQIYIDYHDHEWGKPTRDDRELFEMLLLEGAQAGLSWITILKRRDNYRKAFDNFDPVKVSQYDDRKREELLQDKGIIRNKLKVNAFINNAQQFLKVQEEYGSFDAYIWHFVGGKPILNDWSRHEDVPAYTEESKWMSKDLKKRGFKFVGPTICYAFMQSTGMVNDHTKDCFLYHGNVR, from the coding sequence ATGGACAACGAACGCTGTGCATGGGTAAACGGCGAACAAATTTATATAGATTATCATGATCATGAATGGGGCAAGCCGACGCGTGATGATCGGGAATTGTTTGAAATGCTTCTGTTGGAAGGCGCTCAAGCAGGACTTAGTTGGATCACTATTTTGAAACGCCGGGACAACTACCGGAAAGCGTTCGATAATTTTGACCCGGTTAAAGTGAGCCAATACGATGATCGGAAAAGAGAAGAACTGTTGCAGGATAAAGGCATCATTCGAAATAAACTGAAGGTGAATGCTTTTATAAATAACGCACAGCAATTCCTGAAAGTGCAGGAGGAATACGGAAGTTTCGATGCGTATATCTGGCATTTCGTTGGCGGCAAGCCGATATTGAATGACTGGTCCCGGCATGAGGATGTACCTGCTTATACGGAGGAGTCGAAATGGATGAGCAAAGACCTGAAAAAACGCGGGTTCAAATTTGTCGGCCCAACCATATGCTATGCATTTATGCAATCAACAGGCATGGTGAATGATCACACGAAAGACTGCTTTTTGTATCATGGAAACGTAAGATAA
- a CDS encoding D-alanyl-D-alanine carboxypeptidase family protein gives MLKKVLPITAVLIAVIGLMVACDNGQSTDNQAANQSPNDEKNTNHSEEQEAALPQPVLEKTDQGEDVKALQKVLNKLGYQIPVNSNFDEMTTWAITDFQMQQKDMPITGIYNKTTKQKLQKTLDTNGKVNPGAALEQPDDNQKIASNPHEILVLVNKEHSLPNGFKPKNLVVPDVQFPFDEFREKKQMRKVAATALGKLFNAADNAGLELYAQSGYRSYERQDAIFASNVEAYGEKAANNVSARPGESEHQTGLTMDVTTPDVGFNLNTDFGTTDEGKWLKEHAAEYGFIIRYPKGKENITQYQYEPWHLRYVGEKAATEIMNKGITLEEFLGKK, from the coding sequence ATGTTAAAAAAAGTTCTGCCGATAACAGCAGTACTGATTGCAGTCATAGGTTTAATGGTTGCCTGTGATAACGGACAATCGACTGATAATCAAGCTGCCAATCAATCACCAAACGATGAAAAAAATACAAATCATTCGGAGGAACAAGAGGCAGCTCTGCCACAGCCTGTTCTGGAAAAAACCGATCAGGGCGAAGATGTTAAGGCACTGCAGAAAGTATTGAATAAACTAGGCTATCAGATCCCGGTCAACAGCAATTTTGACGAAATGACTACATGGGCGATTACAGATTTTCAAATGCAACAAAAGGACATGCCAATCACAGGAATTTACAACAAGACTACAAAGCAGAAATTACAAAAAACACTGGACACGAACGGAAAAGTGAATCCTGGGGCAGCACTGGAGCAACCTGATGATAATCAAAAGATTGCCAGCAACCCACATGAGATTCTTGTACTTGTAAACAAGGAGCACTCACTTCCAAATGGCTTCAAACCCAAAAACTTAGTTGTACCTGATGTCCAGTTTCCATTTGACGAGTTCCGTGAGAAAAAACAGATGCGAAAAGTTGCGGCAACTGCGCTGGGAAAACTGTTTAACGCCGCTGACAATGCCGGACTGGAACTGTATGCACAATCCGGTTACAGATCCTATGAGCGCCAGGATGCTATCTTCGCCTCGAACGTGGAGGCATATGGCGAAAAAGCAGCCAATAATGTCAGTGCCCGTCCAGGCGAAAGCGAACATCAGACCGGACTTACCATGGACGTAACAACTCCTGATGTCGGATTCAATTTAAACACAGATTTCGGAACAACCGATGAGGGAAAATGGCTGAAAGAACATGCGGCTGAATACGGCTTTATCATCCGCTATCCGAAGGGCAAGGAAAATATAACCCAGTATCAGTATGAACCATGGCACCTTCGTTATGTAGGGGAAAAAGCAGCGACTGAGATCATGAATAA
- a CDS encoding amidase family protein encodes MSFTIIEATIEAIQQEMNTGKLSAKELTMMYLEQIAAYNNDINAVLEINPEALHIAEALDTERAEKGLRGPLHGIPILIKDNINTNDKTHTTAGSVALQNHYADEDAFIVKKLRKAGAVILGKTNLTEWANFMTEGMPNGYSSLGGQVMNPYGPGKFDVGGSSSGSGAAVAANFAAGAIGTETSGSILSPGSRNSLVGIKPTVGLLSRSGIIPISNSQDTAGPMTRTVTDAAIILGVLADRDDEDSATFIAQHHKNPNYSVSLNKKGLHNKRLGISREYLDALNEEELAVIECALSDLQKAGATIIDPVKLPTCPENVNVLLHEFKNGINAYFKNIQANIPVHSLTEVIQYNEAHQEKALKYGQTVLQKSKEKSGRLVEAEYINSRLNDLKTSQEDGIDATIEENQLDALLFANHHGAELAAKAGYPSITVPAGYTSEGKPVGITFTSKAFSEALLIELAYAFEQATKHREAPRF; translated from the coding sequence ATGTCATTCACCATAATCGAAGCAACAATTGAAGCTATTCAGCAGGAGATGAACACTGGCAAGCTATCAGCAAAAGAGTTAACGATGATGTACTTGGAACAAATTGCAGCCTATAACAACGATATTAACGCTGTGTTGGAAATCAATCCTGAGGCACTCCATATAGCCGAAGCACTCGATACAGAGCGGGCTGAAAAGGGACTACGCGGCCCGCTGCACGGCATTCCTATTTTAATCAAAGACAACATCAATACAAATGATAAAACCCATACAACAGCGGGGTCAGTGGCTCTCCAAAATCATTATGCTGATGAAGATGCCTTTATCGTTAAAAAACTTCGCAAGGCCGGTGCTGTTATTCTTGGCAAGACTAATCTTACGGAATGGGCTAACTTTATGACGGAAGGTATGCCAAATGGTTACAGCTCATTAGGCGGTCAAGTTATGAATCCATATGGACCCGGGAAATTTGATGTCGGTGGTTCAAGTTCAGGATCCGGAGCAGCTGTTGCAGCAAACTTCGCAGCAGGGGCCATTGGCACCGAGACAAGCGGATCCATTCTCAGTCCAGGCAGCCGCAATTCACTTGTCGGCATAAAACCGACTGTCGGATTGCTGAGCCGTTCCGGAATTATTCCTATTTCGAACAGTCAGGATACAGCCGGACCGATGACGCGGACTGTTACAGATGCGGCCATTATACTGGGTGTACTTGCAGACCGGGATGACGAAGACTCGGCTACTTTCATTGCCCAGCATCATAAAAACCCGAATTATTCTGTATCGCTCAATAAAAAGGGATTACATAACAAAAGACTTGGCATTTCACGGGAATACCTGGATGCATTGAATGAAGAAGAATTGGCTGTCATCGAATGTGCTTTATCCGATTTACAAAAAGCAGGTGCAACCATAATCGACCCGGTTAAACTTCCTACCTGCCCTGAAAATGTCAATGTTCTTTTACATGAATTTAAAAATGGCATTAATGCTTATTTTAAAAATATACAAGCCAATATCCCTGTTCATTCGTTAACCGAAGTCATCCAATACAATGAAGCACATCAGGAGAAAGCATTAAAATATGGACAGACAGTTCTCCAAAAATCCAAAGAGAAGAGTGGACGGTTAGTTGAAGCAGAGTACATCAATTCCCGATTAAATGATTTGAAAACATCCCAGGAAGATGGCATTGATGCAACAATCGAGGAAAATCAATTGGATGCGTTACTTTTTGCAAATCATCACGGGGCGGAACTTGCGGCGAAGGCAGGATATCCGTCAATAACGGTTCCAGCGGGGTACACTTCAGAAGGCAAACCAGTCGGTATAACCTTTACGTCCAAAGCATTTTCGGAAGCGCTGTTAATTGAACTCGCATATGCTTTTGAACAAGCCACCAAACATCGGGAGGCCCCACGATTTTAA